The Streptomyces clavuligerus genome includes a region encoding these proteins:
- a CDS encoding amidohydrolase family protein, which yields MQPFPRRRFLTAASGTAVTGLLVPDALAQSAGAVEAAPPTAPATRGAEAAVAAGPPGGVVELRFTEATNGAASATADGRRLVAEVQNILWSLDRDGSPAVPLTPPDLEPTRPVISPDGREVAMAAYRGGFFSIWVMRTDGSRLRRLTGGPFDDRGPSWSPDGTRIAFSSERGGDPVAGSPYRIWTVNVRDGGLTRLTGLPGQQGPAQDGPWEDFDPVWSADGSRVLFVRGRFTAPALVSRTIASVPADGGGGPVVTEHTATEGNLLTPAVSPAGRTAWLRSVPGPARPETITLFVDGEPVALDGDLAPAPPRWIGDEQLLITLGGQFQIIRPHRERTGTLVPLDATLRVRRPAYTVKTYALEAERPRPVRGVHLPQLSPDGRTVAFAALNSLWTVRASGGAPRRIVRSSPTAYIQGPVWTPDGRALIYTDDRDGLNAVRRRDLADGTETVLAAGGRVQGVPSPDGTRLACLDMAGNLVVRDLAAGTERTLVAALGAGGLPGRPSWSPDGRWIALCDRNRLNHRFREGHNLIRIVDAATGASRLHGMGPYVSLSDRYASGPVWSPDGRWLACVSESALWLLPVGPDGVPSGEARRLNDEPADHPSWSGNSRTLLYQSNGRLRLLGIDASGRPAGAPRTVPVSLDVRRPAPVDTVVHAGLLWDGTGSAPRADVDILIRRGRITAVEPHRGGRRAARRVDASARTVLPGLWDAHTHPWQYTYGARQGALQLAYGITTTVSLGGFAYEQARQRDDIAAGRLLAPRLLTAGELLDGSRVGYSMGRAHRTRAGLSRSLARATALDWDFVKTYVRAPYDYMEAAARRAQERLGVLSGSHLCSAGIQAGQDLTTHLVATERAEYGHGSSGGGYTYEDTARVYTDGRFHLIATPFTAAALLGADPGLAADPRVRVLMPPWDVQSADARAARPPSAAELEVLAREVGAYRRILRGGGDVVLGTDAPLVLVGLHQHLAMRALHRYGLSAAEVLTTATAAPARVFGVERDLGTVETGKLGDLTIVDGDPFTDFDSLIRVDAVVRAGTVHERAALMDAYPARTYAAPSSAPLSGPASGPAGDGHGHDRSDAEGWAAVAEQMTRDGCCGTSAYH from the coding sequence GTGCAGCCTTTCCCCCGTAGACGCTTCCTCACGGCCGCTTCCGGCACCGCGGTCACCGGTCTGCTGGTCCCGGATGCTCTCGCCCAGTCCGCCGGGGCCGTTGAGGCAGCCCCACCGACGGCACCGGCGACCCGGGGCGCGGAAGCGGCGGTGGCGGCCGGACCGCCGGGCGGTGTGGTCGAACTGCGTTTCACCGAGGCGACCAACGGCGCCGCGTCGGCGACCGCCGACGGCCGGCGCCTGGTCGCCGAGGTGCAGAACATCCTGTGGTCCCTGGACCGGGACGGCTCCCCGGCCGTGCCGCTGACCCCGCCTGATCTGGAGCCCACCCGTCCGGTCATCTCCCCCGACGGCCGGGAGGTCGCGATGGCGGCGTACCGGGGCGGCTTCTTCTCCATCTGGGTGATGCGGACGGACGGTTCCCGGCTGCGCCGCCTCACCGGCGGCCCCTTCGACGACCGTGGACCCTCGTGGTCGCCCGACGGCACCCGGATCGCGTTCTCCTCCGAACGGGGCGGCGACCCGGTCGCGGGCAGCCCGTACCGGATCTGGACCGTGAACGTGCGCGACGGCGGGCTGACCCGGCTCACCGGGCTGCCGGGGCAGCAGGGCCCCGCGCAGGACGGCCCCTGGGAGGACTTCGACCCCGTCTGGTCCGCCGACGGCTCGCGCGTCCTCTTCGTCCGCGGCCGGTTCACCGCCCCGGCGCTCGTCTCCCGGACGATCGCCTCCGTACCGGCCGACGGCGGCGGCGGTCCCGTCGTCACCGAACACACCGCCACCGAGGGCAATCTGCTCACCCCCGCGGTCTCCCCGGCCGGGCGGACCGCCTGGCTCCGCAGTGTTCCCGGACCGGCCCGGCCGGAGACGATCACCCTCTTCGTCGACGGTGAACCGGTGGCCCTCGACGGCGATCTCGCCCCCGCGCCGCCGCGCTGGATCGGGGACGAGCAACTGCTGATCACGCTCGGCGGCCAATTCCAAATCATCCGCCCGCACCGGGAGCGCACGGGCACACTCGTCCCGCTGGACGCGACGCTGCGGGTGCGCCGCCCCGCGTACACGGTGAAGACGTACGCGCTGGAGGCCGAGCGGCCCCGCCCCGTGCGCGGGGTCCACCTCCCGCAGCTCTCGCCGGACGGCCGGACGGTCGCCTTCGCCGCCCTCAACTCCCTGTGGACGGTGCGCGCGTCGGGCGGCGCGCCGCGCCGGATCGTCCGCTCCTCCCCCACCGCCTACATCCAGGGCCCGGTGTGGACACCGGACGGCCGCGCGCTGATCTACACCGACGACCGCGACGGGCTGAACGCCGTCCGCCGCCGGGACCTGGCCGACGGCACGGAGACGGTGCTCGCTGCGGGCGGGCGGGTGCAGGGCGTGCCCTCGCCGGACGGCACCCGGCTCGCCTGCCTCGACATGGCGGGCAACCTGGTCGTGCGCGACCTCGCCGCCGGGACGGAGCGGACGCTCGTCGCCGCGCTCGGGGCGGGCGGACTGCCGGGCCGTCCAAGCTGGTCACCCGACGGCCGCTGGATCGCTCTGTGCGATCGCAACCGGCTGAACCACCGCTTCCGCGAGGGCCACAATCTGATCCGGATCGTGGACGCCGCCACCGGCGCGTCCCGGCTGCACGGGATGGGCCCGTATGTCTCCCTCTCCGACCGGTATGCGTCGGGCCCCGTCTGGTCGCCCGACGGCCGCTGGCTGGCGTGCGTCAGCGAGTCCGCGCTGTGGCTGCTTCCGGTCGGTCCGGACGGCGTCCCCAGCGGCGAGGCACGGCGGCTGAATGACGAGCCCGCCGACCACCCCTCCTGGTCAGGGAACTCCCGAACGCTGCTGTACCAGTCGAACGGGCGGCTGCGGCTGCTCGGCATCGACGCCTCGGGACGGCCCGCAGGGGCGCCGCGCACCGTGCCCGTCTCGCTGGACGTCCGCCGACCCGCCCCCGTTGACACCGTTGTCCACGCCGGGCTGCTGTGGGACGGCACCGGTTCGGCGCCCCGCGCCGACGTCGACATCCTCATCCGGCGCGGACGGATCACGGCCGTCGAACCGCACCGCGGGGGACGACGGGCCGCCCGTCGGGTCGACGCGTCGGCGCGGACCGTCCTCCCCGGCCTGTGGGACGCGCACACACACCCCTGGCAGTACACGTACGGGGCCCGGCAGGGCGCGCTCCAGCTCGCGTACGGCATCACCACCACCGTCTCGCTGGGCGGTTTCGCGTACGAGCAGGCGCGGCAGCGGGACGACATCGCCGCGGGCAGGCTCCTCGCCCCCCGGCTGCTGACGGCGGGTGAGCTGCTGGACGGCTCCCGGGTCGGCTACAGCATGGGGCGGGCGCACCGCACCCGCGCCGGGCTCTCCCGCTCGCTGGCCCGCGCCACCGCCCTCGACTGGGACTTCGTCAAGACGTATGTCCGCGCCCCGTACGACTACATGGAGGCGGCGGCCCGCCGCGCGCAGGAGCGGCTGGGCGTGCTCAGCGGAAGCCACCTGTGCTCGGCGGGGATCCAGGCCGGACAGGATCTGACGACGCATCTGGTCGCGACCGAGCGCGCCGAGTACGGGCACGGGAGCAGCGGCGGCGGATACACGTACGAGGACACCGCGCGGGTCTACACGGACGGGCGGTTCCATCTGATCGCGACGCCGTTCACGGCGGCGGCGCTGCTCGGCGCCGATCCCGGGCTGGCGGCGGACCCCCGGGTGCGGGTGCTGATGCCGCCGTGGGACGTGCAGTCGGCGGACGCGCGGGCGGCCCGGCCGCCGTCGGCGGCGGAGCTGGAGGTGCTGGCGCGGGAGGTCGGCGCGTACCGGCGGATTCTGCGGGGCGGCGGCGATGTCGTCCTGGGCACCGACGCGCCCCTGGTCCTCGTGGGTCTGCATCAGCATCTGGCGATGCGGGCGCTGCACCGGTACGGGCTGAGCGCGGCCGAGGTGCTGACGACGGCGACGGCGGCTCCCGCGCGGGTCTTCGGCGTGGAGCGGGATCTCGGCACGGTGGAGACGGGCAAGCTGGGCGATCTGACGATCGTCGACGGGGACCCGTTCACCGACTTCGACTCGCTGATCCGCGTCGACGCGGTGGTCCGCGCCGGTACCGTCCATGAGCGGGCCGCGCTCATGGACGCGTACCCGGCGCGGACCTACGCGGCCCCGTCGTCCGCCCCGCTGTCCGGCCCGGCGTCCGGCCCGGCGGGCGACGGCCACGGGCACGACCGGAGCGACGCCGAGGGCTGGGCGGCGGTGGCCGAGCAGATGACGCGGGACGGGTGCTGCGGGACGTCGGCGTACCACTGA
- a CDS encoding hydropyrene synthase encodes MTISVPQLDCPLSRPVHPEGERADAYAVEWLRGVGLMADEADAAPVLAVGLGRLAACYVDENASWDTLAFMTILMAWYAEYDDRAIDSTGAIDGLTDAEVAELHRALGEILRDRPAPDPSDPVQRGLADVWRTLNGLASDWDRAAFVDTTLRYFEANRYERVNIRRGIPPTPSAHIGMRRHGGHVYGMYILGAAVNGYRPERRVLDHAAVRELETLAANYTSWANDLHSFAREHRMGQVNNLVWSVHHHEGLTFQQAADRVADLCDKELAAYLELRQTLPELGIPLTGATGRHVRFLEDMMWSMVDWSARSARYDVVPEAA; translated from the coding sequence ATGACCATCTCCGTTCCCCAGCTCGACTGCCCGCTGAGCCGTCCGGTCCACCCGGAAGGAGAACGGGCCGACGCGTACGCCGTGGAGTGGTTGCGCGGCGTGGGCCTCATGGCGGACGAGGCCGACGCCGCCCCGGTCCTGGCCGTCGGGCTCGGCAGGCTCGCCGCGTGCTATGTCGACGAGAACGCCTCCTGGGACACGTTGGCCTTCATGACCATCCTGATGGCCTGGTACGCCGAGTACGACGACCGCGCGATCGACTCCACCGGCGCGATCGACGGTCTGACGGACGCGGAGGTGGCGGAACTCCACCGCGCCCTCGGGGAGATCCTGCGCGACCGGCCCGCACCCGACCCCTCCGACCCCGTACAACGCGGACTGGCCGACGTCTGGCGGACGCTGAACGGCCTCGCGTCCGACTGGGACCGCGCTGCCTTCGTCGACACCACCCTCCGCTACTTCGAAGCCAACCGGTACGAGCGGGTCAACATCCGCCGGGGAATCCCTCCGACTCCTTCCGCCCATATCGGCATGCGCCGCCACGGCGGCCATGTGTACGGCATGTACATCCTGGGTGCGGCGGTCAACGGCTACCGGCCCGAGCGCCGGGTGCTCGACCACGCCGCCGTCCGCGAACTGGAGACCCTCGCCGCGAACTACACCTCGTGGGCGAACGATCTGCACTCCTTCGCCCGCGAACACCGCATGGGCCAGGTCAACAATCTGGTCTGGTCGGTCCACCACCACGAGGGGCTGACCTTCCAGCAGGCGGCGGACCGGGTCGCCGATCTGTGCGACAAGGAACTGGCCGCCTATCTGGAGCTGCGGCAGACGCTGCCCGAGTTGGGCATCCCCCTCACCGGGGCCACCGGACGGCATGTCAGGTTCCTGGAGGACATGATGTGGTCCATGGTCGACTGGTCTGCGCGGAGCGCGCGCTACGACGTCGTGCCCGAGGCCGCCTGA
- the rox gene encoding rifampin monooxygenase → MIDVIVVGGGPTGLMLACELRLHGVHTVVLERNERPTGQSRALGLHVRSVEAMDQRGLLERFLSHGRKHATGGFFAGIGTSWPQGLDTAHAYVLGIPQAVTERLLTERAAELGAGMLRGCEVVGLSQDAQGVDVDTADGARLRARWLVGCDGGRSTVRKLLGVGFPGEPTRVETLLGEMELTVSPEELATVTAEVRRTQALFGAVPMDGGVHRVIVPADGVAEDRTVAPTLAEFKRRLCHFAGTDLGVHSPRWLSRFGDATRLADRYRVGRVLLAGDAAHIHPPTGGQGLNLGIQDAFNLGWKLAAEVGGWAPEGLLDSYQTERRPVAADVLDNTRAQTELLSAEPGARAVRRLMAELMDFEEVNRHLIEKITAIGVRYDFGEGHELLGRRLRDVGLRRGRLYGRMHHGRGLLLDGTGRLSVAGWADRVDHVVDAGAELDVPAVLLRPDGHVAWVGEDQRELLGRLPRWFGAPATTAAATVGRARS, encoded by the coding sequence ATGATTGACGTGATCGTCGTGGGTGGCGGGCCGACCGGGCTGATGCTCGCGTGCGAGCTGCGGCTGCACGGCGTGCACACCGTCGTCCTGGAGCGGAACGAGCGGCCGACCGGGCAGTCCCGCGCACTCGGCCTGCATGTCCGCAGCGTGGAGGCGATGGACCAGCGCGGTCTGCTGGAACGTTTCCTGTCGCACGGCCGGAAACACGCGACCGGCGGCTTCTTCGCCGGGATCGGCACATCGTGGCCCCAAGGGCTGGACACCGCGCACGCGTATGTCCTCGGCATCCCGCAGGCCGTCACCGAACGTCTGCTGACCGAGCGCGCCGCCGAACTCGGCGCCGGGATGCTGCGCGGCTGCGAGGTGGTCGGCCTGAGCCAGGACGCGCAAGGGGTGGACGTCGACACGGCCGACGGGGCGCGGCTGCGGGCGCGCTGGCTCGTCGGCTGCGACGGCGGTCGCAGCACGGTGCGCAAACTGCTCGGCGTCGGTTTCCCCGGTGAGCCCACCAGGGTGGAGACCCTGCTCGGCGAGATGGAGCTGACCGTGTCACCGGAGGAGCTGGCCACGGTGACCGCCGAGGTCCGCAGGACACAGGCGCTGTTCGGCGCGGTCCCCATGGACGGCGGGGTGCACCGCGTCATCGTGCCCGCCGACGGGGTGGCCGAGGACCGCACGGTCGCGCCGACCCTGGCGGAGTTCAAACGGCGGCTGTGCCACTTCGCGGGCACCGACCTCGGCGTGCACTCGCCGCGCTGGCTCTCCCGCTTCGGCGACGCCACCCGGCTCGCCGACCGCTACCGCGTCGGCCGGGTGCTGCTCGCGGGCGACGCGGCGCACATCCACCCGCCGACCGGCGGGCAGGGCCTCAACCTCGGCATTCAGGACGCGTTCAACCTCGGCTGGAAACTCGCCGCCGAGGTCGGTGGCTGGGCACCGGAAGGGCTGCTGGACAGCTATCAGACCGAACGCCGCCCGGTGGCCGCCGACGTGCTCGACAACACCCGTGCGCAGACGGAGCTGCTGTCCGCCGAGCCGGGTGCCCGGGCGGTGCGCCGACTGATGGCGGAACTGATGGACTTCGAGGAGGTCAACCGCCATCTGATCGAGAAGATCACCGCGATCGGGGTCCGCTACGACTTCGGCGAGGGACATGAACTGCTCGGCCGTCGGCTGCGGGACGTGGGGCTGAGGCGGGGGCGTCTCTACGGGCGGATGCACCACGGCCGTGGGCTGCTGCTCGACGGCACCGGCCGCCTCTCCGTGGCGGGCTGGGCGGACCGCGTCGACCATGTCGTCGACGCCGGCGCCGAGCTGGACGTCCCCGCCGTGCTGCTGCGTCCGGACGGCCATGTCGCATGGGTCGGCGAGGACCAGCGGGAACTGCTCGGCCGGCTGCCGCGGTGGTTCGGCGCCCCCGCCACCACCGCCGCGGCCACCGTCGGCCGAGCGCGTTCCTGA
- a CDS encoding cytochrome P450, which yields MTVADRPARRPPLHRTVTGEVGPPRLVDLPDGSPAWLVSRPAEVRQVLSDSRFRRAALWSGDGPSLSAVPDLVSNPDLMFNQDGEDHLRLRRTLSRAFTPRAVARWEPWIAAMVEQCLDRLAGCEPPADIVAEYALPLPVMIISRLMGLDPSVRGRLRHWAEHAFSDGSHDGEDVASVMAEFTAFGADLLARRRRTPGDDLVSSIVLAAETEGGIPEAQLVQLVCGLVVGGHDSTMTMVSNCVLYLIGERPECWARLGADREAAERLADRMLHLIPLGDDKGSARHAAEDIEVGGVTIPAGSVVLADCALANRDPETYSARPFDDLFAPLEAPSLSFGAGPHYCLGAWLARLELRLALHRLAARFPGLRPAEPVDQVEWRLGSTSRGPQRFLVAW from the coding sequence GTGACCGTCGCAGACCGCCCAGCCCGCCGCCCCCCGCTGCACCGCACGGTGACCGGCGAGGTGGGACCGCCCCGTCTTGTCGACCTGCCGGACGGTTCGCCCGCCTGGCTGGTGAGCAGGCCCGCCGAGGTACGGCAGGTGCTGTCCGACTCCCGTTTCCGGCGCGCCGCCCTCTGGTCGGGGGACGGCCCCTCGCTGTCGGCGGTGCCGGATCTGGTGAGCAACCCCGATCTGATGTTCAACCAGGACGGCGAGGACCATCTGCGGCTGCGCCGCACCCTCAGCCGCGCCTTCACCCCGAGGGCGGTCGCCCGCTGGGAGCCCTGGATCGCGGCGATGGTGGAGCAGTGCCTCGACCGGCTCGCCGGGTGCGAACCCCCGGCCGACATCGTGGCCGAGTACGCGCTGCCCCTGCCGGTGATGATCATCAGCAGGCTGATGGGCCTGGACCCCTCGGTGCGGGGCCGGTTGCGCCACTGGGCCGAGCACGCGTTCTCGGACGGCTCCCACGACGGCGAGGACGTCGCCTCGGTGATGGCGGAGTTCACCGCGTTCGGCGCGGATCTGCTCGCGCGGCGGCGCCGGACGCCCGGGGACGACCTGGTGAGCAGCATCGTCCTGGCCGCCGAGACGGAGGGCGGGATCCCGGAGGCACAGCTCGTCCAGCTCGTGTGCGGTCTGGTGGTGGGCGGTCACGACTCCACCATGACGATGGTGAGCAACTGTGTGCTGTACCTGATCGGCGAGCGCCCCGAGTGCTGGGCCCGGCTGGGCGCGGACAGGGAGGCGGCGGAACGGCTGGCGGACCGGATGCTGCATCTGATCCCGCTCGGCGACGACAAGGGCAGCGCGCGGCACGCGGCCGAGGACATCGAGGTCGGCGGGGTGACAATCCCGGCGGGTTCGGTGGTCCTGGCCGACTGCGCGCTCGCCAACCGCGATCCGGAGACCTACTCCGCCCGCCCCTTCGACGACCTCTTCGCCCCGCTGGAGGCCCCGTCCCTCTCCTTCGGCGCGGGCCCGCACTACTGTCTGGGCGCCTGGCTCGCCCGGCTGGAACTCCGTCTCGCGCTGCACCGCCTCGCGGCCCGCTTTCCCGGTCTGCGTCCGGCCGAACCCGTGGACCAGGTGGAGTGGCGGCTGGGAAGCACCTCGCGCGGCCCGCAGCGATTTCTGGTCGCCTGGTAG
- a CDS encoding RNA polymerase sigma-70 factor — MRSERDERTDGGAGRAGGGSASGGDGGEGGGGGGSGVDAATETFLAHRNLLFTVAYELLGSAADAEDVLQETWLRWTGVDLGTVRDRRAYLVRVTTRQALSRLRALSRRKESYVGSWLPAPLLTTPDVAEDIELADSVSMAMLLVLETLTPTERAVFVLREVFGVGYDDIAEAVDKSPAAVRQIAHRARAHVAARRPRGVVSPAETRDAIAAFQRAVDTGDLQGLLDILAPDVVFLGDGGGIKPAVPHPVVGVERVARLLTAGLGRIAAVGSLGPVQINGRPALVVRFDGAIDTVVAVQVDNGLITGLYAVRNPEKLSHMRSETALSR, encoded by the coding sequence ATGAGGAGCGAACGCGACGAACGTACCGACGGCGGGGCGGGCCGCGCCGGGGGCGGAAGCGCCAGTGGCGGTGACGGTGGCGAGGGAGGTGGCGGCGGCGGTAGCGGTGTGGACGCGGCCACCGAGACCTTCCTCGCCCATCGCAATCTGCTCTTCACCGTCGCCTACGAACTGCTCGGCTCGGCCGCCGACGCGGAGGACGTCCTCCAGGAGACCTGGCTGCGCTGGACGGGCGTCGACCTCGGCACCGTACGGGACCGGCGCGCCTATCTCGTCCGCGTCACCACCCGCCAGGCGCTGAGCCGACTGCGCGCGCTCAGCCGCCGCAAGGAGTCCTACGTCGGCTCCTGGCTGCCCGCGCCGCTGCTCACCACGCCCGATGTGGCCGAGGACATCGAGCTGGCCGACAGCGTCTCGATGGCGATGCTGCTCGTCCTGGAGACCCTGACGCCGACCGAGCGGGCGGTGTTCGTCCTGCGGGAGGTGTTCGGGGTCGGGTACGACGACATCGCCGAGGCCGTCGACAAGAGCCCGGCCGCGGTGCGCCAGATCGCGCACCGGGCACGGGCCCATGTCGCGGCGCGACGGCCGCGCGGAGTCGTCTCCCCCGCCGAGACCCGGGACGCGATCGCCGCGTTCCAGCGGGCCGTCGACACGGGCGACCTCCAGGGGCTGCTCGACATCCTCGCGCCGGACGTCGTCTTCCTCGGCGACGGCGGAGGGATCAAACCGGCCGTCCCGCACCCCGTGGTGGGGGTCGAGAGGGTGGCCCGGCTGCTGACGGCGGGACTGGGCAGGATCGCCGCCGTGGGGTCACTGGGACCGGTGCAGATCAACGGCCGCCCGGCGCTGGTCGTCCGGTTCGACGGCGCGATCGACACCGTCGTCGCGGTGCAGGTGGACAACGGTCTCATCACCGGGCTCTACGCGGTGCGCAATCCCGAGAAACTCTCGCACATGCGGAGTGAGACCGCGCTGAGCCGCTGA
- a CDS encoding carboxymuconolactone decarboxylase family protein — MDLRFDLSGNKLFAALSRRFAGAALVVHQSTLPKSTQELVSLRASQINGCGFCADMHTKEAAAAGETATRLGLVATWRESTVFTEAERAALALTEEGTRLADAHQGVSDETWDRVRKHYDDDGIAALISLVALINAANRLAVIVRQKGGSYEPGMFGAQFG, encoded by the coding sequence ATGGACCTGAGGTTCGATCTGTCCGGAAACAAGCTCTTCGCCGCTCTCTCCCGGCGGTTCGCCGGTGCCGCGCTGGTCGTCCACCAGTCGACGCTGCCGAAGTCCACACAGGAGCTGGTCTCGTTGCGGGCCAGCCAGATCAACGGCTGCGGCTTCTGCGCCGACATGCACACCAAGGAGGCAGCGGCGGCGGGAGAGACGGCGACCCGGCTCGGCCTGGTCGCCACCTGGCGCGAATCCACCGTGTTCACCGAGGCCGAACGGGCCGCGCTGGCCCTCACCGAGGAGGGCACCCGGCTCGCCGACGCCCACCAGGGCGTGTCCGACGAGACCTGGGACCGGGTGCGCAAGCACTACGACGACGACGGGATCGCCGCGCTGATCTCTCTGGTCGCCCTGATCAACGCGGCCAACCGGCTCGCCGTGATCGTGCGGCAGAAGGGAGGTTCCTACGAGCCCGGCATGTTCGGCGCGCAGTTCGGCTGA
- a CDS encoding peptidoglycan recognition protein family protein: MCTSCDSPHGTAPSDDSGIALPDANGNGSSGSGSYGERITGPADGGRPGVSRRGALVGGSAALAGLVLPALSGGGTPAYAAPAGPGALAKPGGLTAPPPRYGASTRSIQIISRHTWGAQPPKRPYDAHSWQPWNGGAAIHHLGNGSVPSADHTTDCFQQVREVQNIAFRDPEMVDIAYNYLVCQHGGIFEGRGPSVRSAANGDETTGANQDYFAICGLLRLDDHPSLQMRYGIRDLIGFLRSTHSAGPRIRGHRDLYRTECPGNLYQSVGNGDLEPGNEGTPGGSELVIHARYRWGARPPRTVARVPWTSRTGFTVHYSAGPPTQTPRQIQNYHMDSRGWDDIGYNFLVDRDGRIYEGRGWTVEGAHATGHNTSHIGVCFIGGDGDAGPRVATAVRGLYTRACELAGRSLARTWHGGLPGQSTSCPGSALRAWVQGGMQGDDLPVRDDSGGGSGGGGGGGMTSVRSVAAQQRAVNDLGHMPKLVVDGVWGPLTDGGVRWLQQRVGVAADGLWGPATEQAYAAYTGGGSGGGGGGGMTSVRSVAAQQRAVNDLGRTPQLAVDGVWGPSTDAGVRWLQQRVGVAADGLWGPATEAAYHAWLDEGARLAVDGVFGQATVAAVQRAVGVPADGVWGPDSIRGLQRHLNTWGGASLTVDGAMGPGTVRALQTHLNRMAAAGLTVDGLWGPATVRAVQNGLNLGRF; this comes from the coding sequence ATGTGCACGTCCTGCGACTCCCCGCACGGAACCGCCCCGTCCGACGACAGCGGCATCGCTCTGCCCGACGCCAACGGCAACGGCAGCAGCGGCAGCGGCTCGTACGGCGAACGCATCACCGGTCCGGCCGATGGCGGCAGACCGGGCGTCAGCCGCCGAGGGGCCCTGGTCGGCGGCTCGGCGGCCCTCGCCGGGCTGGTCCTCCCCGCGCTGTCCGGCGGCGGCACCCCCGCGTACGCGGCCCCGGCGGGCCCGGGGGCGCTCGCGAAGCCGGGAGGGCTCACCGCGCCCCCGCCCCGCTACGGGGCCTCCACCCGGTCCATCCAGATCATCTCCCGGCACACCTGGGGCGCGCAGCCCCCGAAACGCCCGTACGACGCCCACTCCTGGCAGCCCTGGAACGGCGGGGCCGCCATCCACCACCTGGGGAACGGCTCCGTCCCCTCGGCCGACCACACCACGGACTGCTTCCAGCAGGTCAGAGAGGTCCAGAACATCGCCTTCCGCGACCCTGAGATGGTCGACATCGCCTACAACTACCTGGTGTGCCAGCACGGCGGGATCTTCGAGGGCCGGGGGCCGTCGGTCCGTTCCGCCGCGAACGGGGACGAGACCACGGGCGCCAACCAGGACTACTTCGCGATCTGCGGCCTGCTGCGGCTCGACGACCACCCGAGCCTCCAGATGCGCTACGGCATCCGTGATCTGATCGGCTTCCTGCGCTCCACCCACAGCGCGGGCCCCCGGATCAGGGGCCACCGCGATCTCTACCGGACGGAGTGCCCGGGGAACCTCTACCAGTCCGTGGGCAACGGGGATCTTGAGCCCGGCAACGAGGGCACCCCCGGCGGCTCGGAGCTGGTGATCCACGCCCGTTACCGCTGGGGAGCACGTCCGCCGCGCACCGTGGCGCGGGTCCCATGGACTTCTCGGACCGGCTTCACCGTCCACTACTCGGCCGGTCCGCCGACCCAGACGCCCCGGCAGATCCAGAACTACCACATGGACTCCCGGGGCTGGGACGACATCGGCTACAACTTCCTCGTCGACCGCGACGGCCGGATCTACGAGGGCCGGGGCTGGACGGTCGAGGGCGCGCACGCCACCGGCCACAACACCAGCCATATCGGGGTGTGCTTCATCGGCGGCGACGGCGACGCGGGCCCCCGGGTCGCGACGGCCGTCCGCGGCCTGTACACCCGGGCCTGCGAGCTCGCGGGCCGCAGCCTCGCCAGGACCTGGCACGGAGGGCTGCCCGGACAGTCGACCTCCTGCCCGGGGTCGGCGCTGCGCGCCTGGGTCCAGGGCGGAATGCAGGGGGACGACCTTCCCGTGCGGGACGACTCGGGCGGCGGTTCCGGTGGCGGTGGCGGCGGGGGGATGACGTCGGTGCGTTCGGTCGCGGCGCAGCAGCGGGCCGTCAACGACCTCGGACACATGCCGAAGCTGGTGGTCGACGGAGTCTGGGGGCCGCTCACGGACGGGGGAGTGCGCTGGCTCCAGCAGCGGGTGGGGGTCGCGGCCGACGGACTCTGGGGACCCGCGACGGAACAGGCGTACGCCGCCTACACGGGGGGCGGTTCCGGTGGCGGTGGTGGCGGGGGGATGACGTCGGTGCGTTCGGTCGCGGCGCAGCAGCGGGCCGTCAACGACCTCGGCCGGACGCCGCAACTGGCGGTCGACGGTGTCTGGGGGCCGTCGACGGACGCGGGTGTGCGCTGGCTCCAGCAGCGGGTGGGGGTCGCGGCCGACGGACTCTGGGGACCCGCGACCGAGGCCGCGTACCACGCCTGGCTTGACGAGGGCGCGAGGCTCGCGGTCGACGGCGTCTTCGGTCAGGCGACCGTCGCCGCCGTGCAGCGGGCCGTCGGTGTCCCCGCCGACGGCGTCTGGGGGCCCGACTCGATCAGGGGGCTCCAGCGCCATCTCAACACCTGGGGCGGGGCGTCCCTGACGGTGGACGGGGCGATGGGGCCGGGCACGGTCCGCGCGTTGCAGACCCATCTGAACCGGATGGCCGCCGCGGGGCTGACCGTCGACGGGCTGTGGGGTCCCGCCACCGTCAGGGCAGTGCAGAACGGTCTGAATCTGGGCAGGTTCTGA